A segment of the Nitrospinota bacterium genome:
TTTTCAGTTCACCCGCGTGGCGCGGCTTGTCGAGGTAGTGGCGCAAAAGCGTGAGAAATTCGTTTTCGACCATACCCATAATTTACCGCAGTAACGGGGAAATAGGGGGGAAAAGAAAAATTGGCAATGTTTGAATTTTCCCCTAAAGAATATTTTTCGTTTTGCCGGGTCTTTAGGAAAATTTCTCAAATTCCGAATCTTTAGGCAGTACAAGTTTTGTAAATAAACGTGAATTGAAAGGAAGGTGATCGCGTACGGCCAAATAGTAGAAAGAAAAGAAATTACATGGATAGGTTACTAAAGGCAAGGATGCCGAATAATTATCAAGGAGGATTTTAAAAATGGCACTACGAGTTTATACGAACAATTTCTCTGTTTCCGCCCAAAGGCACTTGGGAAACAACAACGACAACCTCAAGACTTCTCTTGAGAGACTCTCTTCCGGTATGCGAATCAACCGCGCGTCAGACGACGCCGCCGGTCTTGCGATATCCGAAGGGATGAGGGGCGATATTCGCTCCATGAAACAGGCTATAAGGAACGCCAACGACGGTATTGGCATGATAAACACGGCTGAAGGCGCCCTCGGCGAACAGGCTTCGATGCTTATAAGAATGAGGGAGCTTGCTTCACAGGCCGCAACTGGTACGATCGGCTCCGCGGAAAGGATCACGATCAACCGCGAGTTCCAGGCGCTGAAAGACGAAATTGACCGCACCGCGGCAGTCACCGAGTTCAACGGCCAGAAACTGCTCGACGGCTCAATGAGCACAGCTGGCTCTTTATCGGTTGTTATTCAGATAGGTATTGCGGCAACAACCAACGACAGGATCAGCTTCAATAACTCCATCGACCTTACCGCTATCACCAGCACAGGCCTGGCCATCCAGAATCTCAGCGTTACCGGCGTTTCGGACGCTCTTTCATCGCTGGCAGGGATCGACTCCGCCATCGCGAAAGTTACCGACGGACGAGGCCGCCTCGGCGCACTGCAGAACAGGCTTGTACACACACTTCAGAGCCTCGCGGTTTACACCGAGAACCTGACAAATGCCGAATCACAGATTAGGGACGCGGATTACGCGGCGGAGATCTCGGAATTTACCAAGAACCAGATCCTTTCGCAGGCTTCGACGGCGATATTGGCACAGGCCAACCTCGTACCGCAGACAGTACTGCAGCTCCTTGGATAATCCCGGGCAGCTCTGGTTATTGACTTAATGGAACGATTTGATGGGAATTGAAGTTACCTGACCCGGTTGCCCATCCCGCCTGCTAAAAGCGCGCGGGATGGGACAACTGGATAAATAACTTTCAGGCAACACTTTTCCCCTAATGAAATATTTTGGTCTGCCGCGACTATTAAAAAATCGCGGCAGGCCGATTATTAAGAGAGAACAATCTTTCTTCAAGCTTATGAAATAGGGAATTGAATGATGGGAAACAAAGTGGCGGTCCGCGATTCCGACTTTCGCATGTTTTTGACATGCGAGATCGGACGCAATGATGAACGGCAGGGTGCGCCTTTTTTCCCATATGGCTATACAGGATTACTCCGCCTGTCTGGAGTTTATGTAACTCCAGGTGGATGAACATTGCAACTTTT
Coding sequences within it:
- a CDS encoding flagellin, coding for MALRVYTNNFSVSAQRHLGNNNDNLKTSLERLSSGMRINRASDDAAGLAISEGMRGDIRSMKQAIRNANDGIGMINTAEGALGEQASMLIRMRELASQAATGTIGSAERITINREFQALKDEIDRTAAVTEFNGQKLLDGSMSTAGSLSVVIQIGIAATTNDRISFNNSIDLTAITSTGLAIQNLSVTGVSDALSSLAGIDSAIAKVTDGRGRLGALQNRLVHTLQSLAVYTENLTNAESQIRDADYAAEISEFTKNQILSQASTAILAQANLVPQTVLQLLG